In a single window of the Bufo bufo chromosome 5, aBufBuf1.1, whole genome shotgun sequence genome:
- the SKIDA1 gene encoding SKI/DACH domain-containing protein 1 codes for MGDLESGFEVVDGVRLGYLVIQGKQMFALSQVFTDLLKNIPRTTVHKRMDHLKVKKHHCDLEELRKLKAINSIAFRAAKCTLISREDVEALYTSCKTERVLKTKRRRISRPLSTKEHPSPDPYCSFWKENKVWLGLNESTKPIKRKAFAPGEPDLLPAADLPHFLSKYTGHSYPQIARSPCKTPGNYETPQIPGDCVAAFHSSLPYFRGVLCSKHPAYYYQPAIAQPKLGSSVTYRYKRRRSSADKDSSFHSSSGSSSRRFFFLPKPYRSKGTPLCLERIHLVNGFCAQHLDVLQEGYSSDSESSSAANDSDFGSSLSSSSNSVSSDDEEEEEEEEGSLSDSSELSSDEEDSSSESDSSSVSSQVSVESIRFRRTSFSSPAHMAQANLLCQFPRSPSPSSGKATHCEIKSESQDWSHQGFRSSGMYCALGGSFPEKTSGIHLPLSAFSSNAKRSDMTINCEGGSSPSPKKKQTFLPQQRINRESKHSTLSPCVQRNTTTPSSLHCVSATTTEKGDKLCRVDVPENSEQPHNSGVNACTDLAFLHNVKIKIEDSSGHEEYHNQHKLNYECNVAKDELDSDRGEDKTEGALVKAKLDSVCTDTKQQTTSGDTVTPSEEDPPCTLDTPNKPEDGDYKYGAKVRKNYRTLVLGKRPILQTTPCKPNLKSARSPRSPGKSEFFEGTLDGMTVTNRRKRLANNVASTVKRPFNFMANFPSPSSLIIGKEGDLVPAYSLNSTKDSYPPHKAHPIWKWQLGGSPVPLPPSHKFRTFQS; via the coding sequence ATGGGTGATCTGGAGTCTGGCTTTGAAGTGGTGGATGGAGTCAGGCTAGGATACCTGGTCATCCAAGGCAAGCAGATGTTCGCCCTGTCTCAGGTCTTTACAGATCTCCTGAAGAACATTCCAAGAACCACAGTgcacaagcgcatggatcatctaAAAGTGAAGAAGCACCACTGTGACTTGGAGGAGCTGAGGAAGCTCAAGGCGATCAACTCCATAGCTTTCCGTGCGGCCAAATGCACTCTGATCTCCAGAGAGGACGTGGAAGCCCTGTACACCTCCTGCAAGACTGAAAGGGTCCTCAAGACAAAAAGGAGGAGGATAAGCAGACCACTGTCAACAAAAGAGCACCCATCCCCCGACCCTTACTGCAGTTTCTGGAAGGAGAACAAAGTTTGGCTGGGTCTGAATGAATCTACCAAGCCAATCAAGAGAAAAGCCTTTGCTCCTGGAGAACCAGATCTTCTACCGGCTGCTGATCTACCTCACTTTCTTAGTAAATACACTGGTCACAGCTACCCACAAATAGCAAGGTCTCCTTGCAAAACCCCTGGAAACTATGAAACTCCTCAGATCCCCGGAGACTGTGTAGCAGCTTTCCACTCCAGCCTGCCCTACTTCAGGGGCGTGCTGTGCAGCAAGCACCCTGCCTACTACTACCAACCAGCCATTGCCCAACCCAAGCTAGGCAGCTCAGTGACTTACAGATACAAAAGGAGAAGGTCTTCAGCGGACAAGGACTCCTCATTccacagcagcagcggcagcagcagtaggaggTTCTTCTTTTTACCCAAGCCCTACAGATCCAAAGGAACCCCCTTGTGCCTGGAGAGGATCCACCTGGTCAATGGCTTCTGCGCCCAGCACCTGGATGTCCTACAGGAGGGTTACAGCAGCGACTCAGAGTCCAGTTCTGCTGCCAATGACTCGGATTTTGGTTCTAGTTTGTCCAGCAGCAGCAACTCTGTGTCCTCCgacgatgaggaggaagaggaggaggaggagggaagcCTGTCTGACTCCAGTGAGCTGAGCTCTGATGAGGAGGACAGCTCCTCTGAGTCAGACAGCAGCTCTGTGTCCAGCCAGGTCTCAGTGGAAAGCATACGATTTAGGAGAACTAGTTTTTCCAGCCCTGCTCACATGGCCCAAGCAAACCTCCTCTGCCAGTTCCCCAGGTCCCCTAGCCCTAGTTCTGGTAAGGCAACTCACTGTGAGATTAAATCCGAAAGCCAGGATTGGAGTCACCAAGGCTTTAGGAGTTCTGGGATGTATTGTGCTCTTGGGGGCTCCTTTCCTGAGAAAACCTCTGGGATCCATCTCCCACTTTCTGCTTTCTCCTCTAATGCTAAGAGAAGTGACATGACAATTAACTGTGAGGGGGGCTCTTCACCTAGCCCAAAGAAAAAACAGACATTCTTACCACAACAAAGGATAAACAGGGAGAGCAAGCACTCCACTCTCTCACCATGTGTGCAAAGGAATACCACAACCCCCAGCTCCTTACATTGTGTGTCTGCAACCACCACTGAGAAGGGGGACAAATTGTGTAGAGTGGATGTGCCTGAAAACTCGGAGCAGCCTCACAATAGTGGGGTGAATGCATGCACTGATCTAGCCTTTCTGCACAATGTCAAAATTAAAATTGAGGACAGTAGTGGTCATGAAGAATACCATAACCAGCATAAGCTAAACTATGAGTGCAATGTTGCTAAGGATGAGCTTGATAGCGATAGGGGGGAGGATAAAACCGAGGGGGCTTTAGTCAAAGCCAAACTGGACTCTGTGTGCACTGATACTAAACAACAAACCACTTCTGGAGATACTGTGACTCCAAGTGAGGAGGACCCTCCATGCACTTTAGATACACCCAACAAGCCTGAGGATGGAGATTACAAATATGGTGCTAAGGTCAGGAAAAATTACAGGACACTGGTGCTAGGAAAAAGACCTATATTACAGACAACTCCCTGCAAGCCCAATCTGAAATCTGCAAGGAGCCCAAGATCCCCAGGTAAAAGTGAATTTTTTGAAGGGACACTGGATGGTATGACAGTGACCAATAGACGCAAAAGGTTAGCCAACAATGTAGCTTCTACAGTAAAAAGACCTTTTAATTTCATGGCAAATTTCCCCAGTCCATCGTCATTGATTATTGGCAAAGAGGGAGATTTAGTCCCTGCCTACTCCTTAAACAGCACAAAGGATTCTTACCCACCCCACAAGGCCCATCCTATTTGGAAATGGCAGTTGGGTGGTTCTCCAGTACCTCTCCCTCCTAGTCACAAATTCAGGACATTTCAATCATAA